In Suricata suricatta isolate VVHF042 chromosome X, meerkat_22Aug2017_6uvM2_HiC, whole genome shotgun sequence, the DNA window ATCAGTATCTTCAACTGCTGACATTAGGTTCTCATCATGAAATTGCTATAAAAATGGATAGAAGTCTGTACCCTTGGCAGCCTGGCCTAAGAGCAAAGCCCACGACTGGAATAGCAGGAATTTGCAGGTCAAGACAGAGGGGCATTTGGCGGAGTTAGTCATAAGGAAGTCCGCCTGGTGTGCTTTCCCGGGCGCGGCTCACATTGCACCAGGCCCTGAGGTTTTCGTCACCTTAAAGAATGAATACATGGTAGTCCCACCcaaaagaactagaagaaaaatCAGGCCCATTGGAAGCACAAGGATTAACCTATTAATATTACCCTGCTAATTTGAAATCACGTTTACTCACTCTTTTGAAGCAGTTCATTTTCGTGTGTGGGGTTGCTTGCTCATGGAAACGTTTTCTTGGTCTACAATAAATAGCCGTATGTGGCAATTGATGGGTTATACTTCATAGCACCAGAGAATTTTAAAGCTGATAGCGCTTGTGGAACTTAGctggcttcatttatttttttaagtttatttatttattttgagagagagcacacatgtgtgtgtaaggggatgggggagagagagattcctaggcaggctccgtgctgtcatgcacggagcctgacatggggctcgaacccacgaaatgtgagaccatgacctgaacagaaatcaagagccagatgcttaagtgGCCggaccacccaagtgcccctggttTGCAGTTTATCAATGAGGGCCCTAAGCTCCTGTCCCtcagtgaggcagagggagagctaGCCCTCAAATATTTAGGTCCTTTCACCTGTGAGTCAGCATAAGTGGTTCGTTCTGTTACCCCAGCTGCCAGTGTAAACAGTGTGCCttgatttcaaattttgtttttcaggaattCGAAGACGTACCTGGAGAAATGGAtactagaagaaaacactggaagGAGAATATGTTTGCTCCTTCTTTCAGTGCACAGGATGTTCTAGACGAGGCTTCGCAGCCTGAATCGTCTTCGGAACCAGTGACTTTAGATAAGGCCAGtagaatagaaggaatttacaACTTGTCTAGTAGaaagtttcaagaagaaaataaattcaagcgGAAGGAACTTATTTCGCaactaaatgaaaaagaacaagaaccaaatttaagagagagaaagacgaaCATTTCAAAGAATGAAGCAGACACGAATGCTGTCTCCTGTGAATCGTCTAATTTGGATGCCGCGACCGAAGACAGCTTTATCAGCGCGGCAGATTCTACCTGGAGTCCAAAGGAATTACCAGCCCTCCCGCGGCAAAACACCAAGAAGAAATTTACCGAAAGAATGTCTCCAAAAGTTCGCCTGAACCTTTTGAACGAAGAACTGGAAGAACTCAATATGAAATGcaggaaaatagaagaggaatttGAGAATGCCGAAAAAGAACTCTTGAACTCCAAAAGAGAAATGTCTGCAAAAGCCCTAAATTCTCAGGACACAGGGACAGACGCTTCCAAGAAAGACTGGGAGCTCCAAGCGTTAAGAAATGACCTATCTGAAAGAGCAACAAGCGTCCAGAACCTGACCGAAGAGCTCCATGAAGCCCAAGAGGTCATCCACAGGCTGAGCCGAGAGAACCGCGACTTAAAAGACGCCGTTAGGAAATTGAAGCATCAGACTGAGGTTGGCAACGCGCtcctgaaggaagaaatgaaaatgtattacgAATTAGAGATGGAAAAGATCCGCGGGGAGCTGGACACCATCAAGAACGAGCTGAGAGCTGAGAAGAGCCtgcaagaaagaaacaacaagGCCCTGGAGCTGCTGCGGAAGCACTTTGCCTCCGCAGCACCAGCAAGTACCCTCGACAGCTTGACGGAGCAGTTATtgtaaaacttacaaaaataaaaaaaaggagccTTTCGCGAGGCAAACCTTGGAGCCAAATCAGTGCTTCTTGTGCTTTCTTTGTGTGGCTACTTAAAATGTGTGTAATCGGACATGGTTTTTCACTTGCACGGAGTTATTCCTAAAATGTATGAGCATTTCCTTCCGAGCTTCTGCTTCCTCTTTCACATGACGTTATTATTGCAAGAGCCCAAGTGGAAATGAAGCTTCAGAagtctctttatatatatatgtacacatacatatatatacacacatacatttcacTCAAAGACCTGTAGTGACTCACCAATCACTGATGAATACAGATCCACAGCCGTTTTGTCATGTTGCGAGCCATAGGTCCTTGGCACGTCAATATCCTTCCCTCTGTGTCCACTGAGGTTAACAATAGAAATCCTGCTTACGTGTGTAAGCATGACCTGTGTCTCTGGGTCTTCTAGCTGCCTGTTCAGACTCCATGGGATACTAAAAATGTATCTGCTTTCTTTGAGACCCGACCTTAATTAGGCACATAGAAACATCTCTGGAAAAAATGCAGTCCACCCCCCCTGCTGTTTTCCCCATGCTTTCTCCCTTGACCTGGCCGCAGTTCCCATAGACTGGAAGACGACTGAAGAGACATGGCTGTGACCTTTGCTAGAGCCCTGATTTTGTCAGCAATAGCTTTTGCAGTTTCTTGTGCTGACCAGCAAGGGGCGTTGTTGAACACAGTTCTACCAGAATCCTCCCGGAGAACATTCTAAGCTTCGTGCCCAGTTTGCGTCACCAGCTGGCTGGGACCCGAGTGAGAGGAGTAAGGTGTCACCCTAGGTAAGCCATTGGTGAGCTGGCTTGATCCGTCTGGAAGTCCAGCCCTGTCAGGGGCCTAGGCAATGACACTTTTGTACTTCCAGCGAATACAAGTGTACTGCTTCAGTCCTTTGGGGGAAACGATAGGCCCCTTGATTCTGCGTGATCGTATCAATCACCAAGGTTTCTG includes these proteins:
- the CCDC160 gene encoding coiled-coil domain-containing protein 160; this translates as MDTRRKHWKENMFAPSFSAQDVLDEASQPESSSEPVTLDKASRIEGIYNLSSRKFQEENKFKRKELISQLNEKEQEPNLRERKTNISKNEADTNAVSCESSNLDAATEDSFISAADSTWSPKELPALPRQNTKKKFTERMSPKVRLNLLNEELEELNMKCRKIEEEFENAEKELLNSKREMSAKALNSQDTGTDASKKDWELQALRNDLSERATSVQNLTEELHEAQEVIHRLSRENRDLKDAVRKLKHQTEVGNALLKEEMKMYYELEMEKIRGELDTIKNELRAEKSLQERNNKALELLRKHFASAAPASTLDSLTEQLL